Below is a window of Microtus ochrogaster isolate Prairie Vole_2 chromosome 5, MicOch1.0, whole genome shotgun sequence DNA.
TTTCTGCCTTCCAACCTGCCCTCACCCAGGACCTGGGTGGCTTCCTCTTGTACGGCCTTCATGGCGTCCTGATGCTTCAGCAAGAACATGAGGGCCCAGAAACAGGTTGGCCCCGTGTTCCCCTGGGAGGCCCAGAGCATCATGAAGTTGAATTTGTCCTGCATGGATGAATCTATTCCCTGCTCCCTCAAAAACTGAAGCATGTAGCCTAACCAGTTACTTATGCCGTCTTTCTCCAGGTTTTGTTCCACAGAGAGTCTCTTGTGGAAAAGACGCTGGAGTTGGCCCACTTCTACCCACTCCCGGGGCCCCAGCAGGGAGTAGACAAACCTGGGGAAAAGCAAGTCAAACCTGCGGAACTTGGTGAACAGCTCTTCAGACTCAAGCAGATCCTGCGCCTTGTCCTTCGTGCAGCCAAACAAGCTCAGGAAGCCAGCCTTGAACAGGATGCTATAGCAGAAGCGAAAAAGGCCATCTTCGTGCCAGCAGCTGGCATCCAGACTCGGGCCTTTGGGCCCTAGCATCACCAAGGACAGACAGTCCAGCATGGCCTTGTTGAGGTCCTCCAAGCCTTGTCCCATCAGATGCTTAGTACTGGCTGAGTGTATCATCTGGTGGTCCCCGTCCATGGGCCGGTACCCAAATACCTTCAACACCAGTTCATGTGCAAACTCTGTGAAGTCTagtgttctctgtgtgtccttAATGATGGGGCCAAAGGACAGGGGGTCCATGACAAAGGTGATGTACTGGCCTCCGAGCTGCACCGTGAACACATCTCCGTGCTTGGCCCACATCCTCTTCAAGAATTCATACATATTCTTCCGGAAAGCTACGGCGTGGCCCAACCAGGGCACAAGACCTTTGTCCAGAGGTGGCTCCCGGGGCCCGCGGTGCCTGAGCAGCTTGAGCAGACACAGGCAGCCCGCAACGATGGTGAGCAGGGCTCCAAGAAGAGGACTGCACAGCATCATGGCCAGactccagctgagctctgcacTCAGTCTCCTCAGCACAACACTCGTCAGCTCTCCGGCGCTGGAATTGCTTTATGTGGCCTTCAGAAGTCAGGAAGGCCAAGGTCCGCCACCCTTGGACCTTGCTCTGTGCTGTGAAATGTGTGGTAAATAGCTCCTAGTTAGCTGGCACCTGGGAGAAGACCGTATTCCAGCTTAACACACAACACAGCAGAGCCTGGCCAGGCAAGAGGAGGAGGGGCTGATCAGAAAGACTGTGGCCATAGGTTCCGTGTCGGCTCTTAGACCCGACATGCTGTCTCCATGCTTGCCTTGAGCCCACCCCTGCAGACCGCTCACACTCTTGTTCACCCACACATCAGTTTGTTTTCTAGCTCTTCGACTAAATGTACACGTCTCCTTCATCTTAAacgatttttaaaatttattttgcgtGTATGAGGGGGTCCATGGTTGGCATTGGTATCttacaaattttttattttgtgtgtgtgtgggtgggtgtacATGGTTGACATTGTATCTTCCTCTGCTGGTGTACATGGTTGACATCGGTATCttacaaattttttatttttttgtgtgtgtgggttacATGGTTAGCATTggtattttacaatttttttatttttgtgtgtggggggtacaTGGTTGACATTGGAttcttacaattttttattttgagtgtgtgtgtggggggtacaTGGTTGACATCGGTATcttatgaattttttattttgtgtgtgtgtgggggtacatGGTTGACACTGGATTCTTacgattttttattttgtgtgtgggggtacaTGGTTGACATCGATATCTTCCTCTGCTGAATCTTCACCTTAGTTTTAAATTTGCCACAttgactttctttcttatttaagtattactatatttttattcatgtatatgcatgcttGCCTGCTTATATGTGTGtctaccacatacatgcctggtgctggtggaagccaaaaaaaaaaaaaaagaaagaaagaaaaagaaaaagcattgcatcttctggaactggaatttcagatggttgtgagccagcatatgtgttctgggaacagaacccaagttctctgtaagagcagtcggtgttcttaacctctgagctgccTTCCCATgtccaagatttatttttattgtttttaaattatgtgtgtgtatgcgtgtgtgagtgcaggAAGCCAGAAGAACTGGATTGCCTTGAACTAGAGTAACACATGGCTGTgagcctgatatgggtgctgggaactgactttGGGTTCTCTGGAGAAGGAGAAAATgcttttaactgatgagccacttctccagcccctgtaacttatattttgaggcaggatctctccctgaacttggagcttgttGACTGCACTGGCTGGACACTGAGCTCCCAGGATCCATCTGTCTTGTTATGTGGGTACGCAGGCATGCAGAGTGAACAGTCAGTGTGCCCATCCTAGGTGACTGGCAAAGCCTGAGGAGAGCCAAGCAGCTGCCAGTGTGCTGATGCCACCATGGGGTTTGATGTTAACGAGTCTGTCTATGGGAGCCAGAGAAATTCCCAGACTGCAGAAGTTTCAAGCAGAGGTTCCGGCTCTTATCCCAGAGTCCCTTGTCTGGACCTGCCCTCAGGGCTTGCCGGTGGTGCAGCTCTCCAACACAAAGGTGGAATTCTGTGCTCTAGATCAGCAGGGGCTGTAGTAATCTCAGGCACTGGCCTTGTTTTTACTAGGGCTCGCTGTACTGTGGGAAAACTAGATTAGACTCCCTCTACCCTCTGACCTGCCTTGGGCTTTGGAAGCAAGCCAAGCATTGTTTAAGAGTCTCCATGAGATGTCAGCCAGTTTCTTACCACCAGGCTCACCAGGGGAGAAGCTGTGGATCACACTGCCCTGGGATAGTTCTGCTAGCCATCTCTACACAAAACAGCTCTCATTCCAAAAGAAATACCAGCACTTATTCTGGTGTAAAgtgtgagtgaccatggcccaggaacacagattcaaGTGGCTCCAAATACCATGTTTCAGTGTAGCAACAATTTGATGAAGTCTTTACAGGAACAGAACACAGAAGGGTCTGTCTACTTGTACACTCTGACAGGACTGTGGGTAATGAGTCCCGGCTTAGGGGCCAACAAACCCCCACATCATTTTTCTCTGAACCTGCAACATTACTGTTCTCCATGCCCACTAAAATTTTACCCAGCCAGTTCAACTGCAGGTGTGTTTTCTAGTGAATAACAGAATGCGTGGCTTTCTGAACTATTCTCTAACTTCCCAACCCATGAACAGGGACTTCGGTTTCTCAGACCATGGGTCCATATGCTGTGTTaacttctgccttgagttctccCTAGCAAGGAGCAGGAATCAGCATGCTCTGCCTCCAGGAAGCCCCCGGTGATTGCGGTCATAGGACGTACTCCAGACCATCCTGTTTCCAGGGCTTTATGGAGTCACAAAGAGTCAAGTACATCAAGctgaacacacacagagtacCATTTTGCATTCTTGCCTTCATCCACGTACCCTCTCCTTCCTGGATCAGCCTCTTGCCTTCATCCACGTACCCTCTCCTTCCTGGATCAGCCTCTTTTAGCCAGTcaaaagtgtgtgtatatgtggtgtgtgtgttgtgtgagaaatgtatgtgtgtggtatgtatgtaaaatgtgttgtgatgtgtgtgtgtggtggggtatgtgtgtgtgctgtgtatgtgtgtatatggatgatgtgtatgtgtgtgtagtgtgtgtgtgtgtatgtgtgtgtggtgtgtgtgtgtgtgtgtgtgtgtatgtgttagggtttctattacttaATAAAACATGATtcaagcaacttgggaggaaagtgTTATCTCATCCTCCAGTCTACTTTCCATCActaagggaagccagggcaggaatccaggcaggaaccgaagcagaggccatgggaggagtgctgcttgctggcttgctccccaagacttgctctctgctttcttattCAACACAGGACCACAACATGGGCTGGCACCGCCCTTGGTGAGACGGACCCTCTCACATCTATCATTAAGAAAGTGCGCTATGTCTTACCGACTGGCCAGTCTTGTGGGGCTCTTTCCCAACTGAGGTTCCACTCACCAGATGACTGCAGNNNNNNNNNNNNNNNNNNNNNNNNNNNNNNNNNNNNNNNNNNNNNNNNNNNNNNNNNNNNNNNNNNNNNNNNNNNNNNNNNNNNNNNNNNNNNNNNNNNNNNNNNNNNNNNNNNNNNNNNNNNNNNNNNNNNNNNNNNNNNNNNNNNNNNNNNNNNNNNNNNNNNNNNNNNNNNNNNNNNNNNNNNNNNNNNNNNNNNNNNNNNNNNNNNNNNNNNNNNNNNNNNNNNNNNNNNNNNNNNNNNNNNNNNNNNNNNNNNNNNNNNNNNNNNNNNNNNNNNNNNNNNNNNGGTTCAACTTAAGGTGTCAGCGCAAGAAACACAGCCCTGGCCACAAGGTGGGAAAGAAATAGTTTATCCTGGAGCCAAATGAGTGGCCGTGGTCCTGGAACATAGATTTAGATTATCTGAAAATTAATGCTTCAGCGCAGTGATGGGTTTGCAGAGTTTTATAACAAAGGTCGTAAAAAAGTGATCCAAGACATTTTTCAAACACTTGGTGAAAATATTAGGAAGGTAGGTTATAGTAGAGGAGGGACATCTCTGCTACCAGACAGCATTTTTAGTTTCTGGGTTGGTGGAGACTGTGGCTCTGCTTGTAGACTCCATGAGGACTTATGAAATAGTCACCCATTACCCCTGCTAGCCTGGGATACACCAGGCAACAGTGAAGCCACTCCTGGACATGAAAAAGCAAAGCTTGGTTCTTCCCTCAGCCCCACCACCTACTTATGAGACGACTAAGGCCATCTATTCAAAACCTTTGGACCTTATATGTCACAACCCATGGCTTGCCTTTGCCATGCTTGCAAGCAATGAGATACTGTCACGGAGGGGTCAGATTGTTATCTCTATAAGAGACTGGGAGAACTAGGCCATGTTTTGGAGAGGCTGGAGGGACCCAGGAGGCACCGGAATGACTGGCAGGAAGTCCCTACTCTGCATGGTTCCCAGTGGTCATTTCCCATTGCCACTCAGACCACCGCTGTGTTGGTTTGAACAAGAAACACCCTCCATGGGCTCCGGTATTTGGACAGATGGCTTCCCATCTGTAGCACATTTTGGGAGGCTTAGGtggtacagccttgctggaggtaTTTATGTCACTGGGGACAGACTTTGAGTTCACAGCCACATCCTACTTCTTGCTCACTCTTTAGACTGAAGAAATGAACGcttagcttcctgctcctgtcccATGTTGTCAAGTCTCCCCACTCAGACGGACTTCCATcactctggaactgtaagccaaactCTTTGTGAGTTGCTTCTGCTTGCAGTGCTTAGTCACAGAAATAGAGGCCTCACGGATACAATCACCATTCTTTCTGTaattaaaaagttatatatatatagtgtgtgtgtgtgtacacttatgGATGTGAGTACTGAAAGACCCTatagaccccctcctcaaaacccgcggctggcatgctcccaggggaacatcctgtttgctttaaaataaaaaaaaattctccagatcaacagccagcctgctctcgtaggaacatcccatgtgcttgaggaagcagaatgtctttgagataggaagattgcaaggcaggatgNNNNNNNNNNNNNNNNNNNNNNNNNNNNNNNNNNNNNNNNNNNNNNNNNNNNNNNNNNNNNNNNNNNNNNNNNNNNNNNNNNNNNNNNNNNNNNNNNNNNcttttgcttctgtaaacttgcgttttgctgacaccccgccgcaTTCTGGATCGaccaataaccacgcttttgcttctgtaaaacttgctttttgctcttccctataaaaagcccgccctccagttggcaggtacgcaagtcttccgagagatcttgctgcccgcaggtacatgtgactactcaataaacctcttgcgatttgcatccgtgcggtctcggcctgttccttggcgttggggaggtctccccgaaaaaaaggtcctctccgagggtctttcaagTACAGTGCCCATGGTGGCCAACAGGGGCattagatgccctggagctggagttacaggtggatgtgagccaccacgcatgggtgctgggtactgaactcagttctcagcacatgTTCTtatccactgtgccatctctccagcccatcattattcttattttcagAAATTATGATGTTCTAGGTATTGTGAAAGTGCTTtacatatatttacttatttaatccTTGCACTAGTCTATGTAGGGGTTCTAAAAAGGCGGGCGGTTAGGtaccacaggttaaaggaattggggcggtggattctcaagactgcttcctgcttatttgtgggtgtcatctttgTGGGGGAACCtaagaaggctgggtgctggtcacatcctggcatagctggtctctttgttcctgtccggtgtttgtggtatggaaatgtctggtgtctcttacacctgtttaaggtattggcagaacagaggacaaagttaagtttaggaaaaaaaattgttaggaCCAAGGAATTGAGAGGGGGtttatctgacctgtttaaggtggatccttcagttcggctccctggaactcacaagaattctttgggtttgtgaaaacagaagttttaggcatatacattgtataaacagtagcatatttatgtcagaatggcTGTGACAGgtatttttgcacaatgaaaggtatttttaagactatggaaggcagcatgagagagaaatttgataacttgtatttgtcctcacacctttacaACTTATATTTGTCTTATATTTgtaatttactgaaatttgtttggtgaggttgtccttttaaactgacaaaacctctcagctgtcaaactgcatcagagatctttgggaaagataaaattttacttgagttactgattaaaaatgacagagaacttacttggttggcacctagagctactcctcagggtcctgaaagacacttaaggaaatgttcaacatccttagtcatcagagaagtgcgaatcaaaacaactctgagattccatcttacacctgtcagaatggccaagatcaaaaacactgatgacaacttatgctggagaggttgtgggataaagggaatacttctgcattgctggtgggaatgcaagctggtacagcccctttggatgtcagtatggcaatttctcagaaaattaggaaacaacttacctcaagacccagaaataccacttttgggtatatatccaaaggatgctcaatcgtgccacaaggacatgtgctcaactatgttcaaagcagcattatttgtcatagccagaacctggaaacaactgaaATACCcatcgaccaaagaatggataaggaaaatgtggtacatttacacaatggagtactacacattggggttggtaaagatcttctcccagtaagtgggttacctttttgtcttagtgacagtgtcctttgctttacagaagcttctcagtNNNNNNNNNNNNNNNNNNNNNNNNNNNNNNNNNNNNNNNNNNNNNNNNNNNNNNNNNNNNNNNNNNNNNNNNNNNNNNNNNNNNNNNNNNNNNNNNNNNNNNNNNNNNNNNNNNNNNNNNNNNNNNNNNNNNNNNNNNNNNNNNNNNNNNNNNNNNNNNNNNNNNNNNNNNNNNNNNNNNNNNNNNNNNNNNNNNNNNNNNNNNNNNNNNNNNNNNNNNNNNNNNNNNNNNNNNNNNNNNNNNNNNNNNNNNNNNNNNNNNNNNNNNNNNNNNNNNNNNNNNNNNNNNNNNNNNNNNNNNNNNNNNNNNNNNNNNNNNNNNNNNNNNNNNNNNNNNNNNNNNNNNNNNNNNNNNNNNNNNNNNNNNNNNNNNNNNNNNNNNNNNNNNNNNNNNNNNNNNNNNNNNNNNNNNNNNNNNNNNNNNNNNNNNNNNNNNNNNNNNNNNNNNNNNNNNNNNNNNNNNNNNNNNNNNNNNNNNNNNNNNNNNNNNNNNNNNNNNNNNNNNNNNNNNNNNNNNNNNNNNNNNNNNNNNNNNNNNNNNNNNNNNNNNNNNNNNNNNNNNNNNNNNNNNNNNNNNNNNNNNNNNNNNNNNNNNNNNagcagatgagggagggggacttgattgggggagggggagggaaatgggaggcggtggcggggaggaggcagaaatccttaataaataaatttaaacaaaaaaaataaaaaaagaaaagatcatattaagtgaggtaacccagaaggacaaatatcatatgtactcactcataaatggctttgagacataaagcaaagaaaaccagcctacaattcacaatcctagagaagctagacaacaaagaggaacctaagagagacatacatggatctaatgtacatgggaagtagaaagacaagctctcctgagtaaattgggagcatggggacaatgggagCAGgttaaagggaaggggagaaaaggggaggggagcagagaaaaatgtatagctcaataaaaacaattaaataaaagatttctttcAAATGGGGAGCAAGGATGCATGCCCAGATGGTCAGGGGGAAAGAGACAGATAGAAGCTGCAGGAATTCACACACAGGCCAtctaattcttcctctctccatcacaGATCACACAGATCTCACTCTTGTAGCAATGGAAATACAGCAACACGTCTGTTCTGTGTATGCTCAGGAAAGCTCCTGAGAAAGGCAGATCTGTAAGGTTTTCATTCAGGGACTGGTCACATATACACCCTAATTTGGGGACATGACATGTATACACCTTCATCTGGGGACCCGGTCACGTATACACCCTCATTTGGGGACCCGGTCACGTATACACCCTCATTTGGGAATCCGGTCACATATACACCCTCATTTGGGAATCCGGTCACGTATACACCCTCATTTGGGGACCCGGTCACATATACACCCTCATTTGGGGACCCAGTCACGTATACACCTTCATCTGGGGACCTGGTCACGTATACACCCTCATTCAGGGACTAGTCACATATACACCCTCATTTGGGGACCCGGTCACGTATACACCCTCATTTGGGGACCCGGTCACGTATACACCCTCATTTGGGGACCCAGTCACGTATACACCCTCATTTGGGAATCCGGTCACGTATACACCCTCATCTGGGGACCTGGTCACGTATACACCCTCATTCAGGGACTAGTCACGTATACACCCTCATTTGGGGACCCGGTCACATATACACCCTCTGCTTTTCCTACACTTAACTCCAGactttcagagaaaagcattAGATACATTGTGTAACATATGTGGGCATAAAGTAATGTCAGTAATGTCATTGATTAAATGTTTACTGGGGACACAGAACAAAGTTCCAGAAGCCAGTGGACAGTTTTGAGAGCAGGCCTTAACATGCTTTTACTCGGTGGCCGCCCCCTTGTGCagagttgttgaaataagagcggctgggctgcgtccccagcaccctgccgcctgcatggctagcttatgccccgaaataattacacggaactgtattcttttaaacaccgcttggcccattacatctagccttttcttggctaactctcacacctggactagcccatttctaatatccatgttgctcacaagctggcttaccaggaatgatcttaacctgcatNNNNNNNNNNNNNNNNNNNNNNNNNNNNNNNNNNNNNNNNNNNNNNNNNNNNNNNNNNNNNNNNNNNNNNNNNNNNNNNNNNNNNNNNNNNNNNNNNNNNcatcctcagtcatcaggtaaGGTAAAACGGACTAATCGCTCTTTAAAGGAAGCTCTcgttaagatgtcacaggaacttCACCTCGACTAGGTAAGACTTCTGCCCCTCACTCTTCTCAGGCTTCGGGCTCTCCCAAAGGGCCCCCTTTTTATttcaccctttgaactcatgtatgggtggCCAGTCTTAACCCCCGGCCTCTCATCAgggacctctccccttcctgatcacctgctcactcccctccttttccacctACATTCGCTACTGTGGGACTTCACAGATCACTCACTACCTCAATCATGTGCTAATACATGTCCACCACCAGTTAAAATAGGAGATAAGGTATTACTCTCACCTCCAGGCCAGCATCCCTCAcctctttcccctaaatggcaggacCCTTTCAGAGTAAttctcttaagttccaaaggacacCGGGTTCAGCCCCCTCTACTCCGGTCTAAGGAAAACAGTGGTCCCATCTGTCGCTGTGTTAACACACCCTCCcttatttaaattcataaataaccaTCCAGCTGTCATTACAGATACCATCATCAAATACGGAGTCAAGGGCTCAGGTGGTAAGCAGATTCTCACCAAAGATCCTTGACATAACAGGTCAGCcgctgactgcagcagtggcccctgaaatgttaaggaatatacgggtaaaatctatttcttttaagacactttctttaagctccaggatgccAGCCCGACCCAcctaaacaaatcaaacacaagcgGATCATTAtcggaataagtatcatttaattttcttattattcttaaccccagacctcctaagACTCTCTCACCCCAGATCTCctttcccctttaatttttttcctctactAATGCGacttttgccttccagcatcttaacgatgacccagctactcagaaaaagccagacagatttcttcaatcagccacCTCAGATGCCAGCCAAGACTTCAAACGCCAGCGGACATCGGCCACCACGACCTCAAACACCAGCGGGACATCGCCAGAATAATCAGACACTCCCTGGATCCCTCGAcacccaaagccagcaggaagcagtcacgaGAGACCGGGCTACGCCTccattccctaccctttaaggtcccccaattttttttaatcaaaccaaaagtgtgaaatgttgttcctttgcggaactacagctcccagcgttcccctggactacggacacatttcccagaagcctttgcattcctcgttaaaagGCGAGGGTCACCATaacccctttcccttttcccGGCCTCTCCTGTTGTCTCCGCACACCTGTACCTGCCCtccgttacccctcccccattaaaagtgcacccatgTGGGAATGCCacatgtctgtgtctcctttccccgCGTAACATCTTTACCCTTTAACcccacagacaagaaagccagtcCGAAAATAGGAACAAcaaccttaccaccatcttaactgagagccaggtcaggtgaccaagttctcccatctttactgaagtataccCTGCTTTGTCCTCTGGTTTACTTATGTTTatttctctaaattcctcttgctgactttgttgtatgtgttttgtgcaatggcatgcctttggtagggccctccaagagcatccactttgctCAATCTCTGGTCACTCTCTGTTTGTAGTCATACATCATACATgcaacttaaatgcacctatgcttaatgttataattgttcattgcatctcattcagactacaaaaacaataagtctcatgttttaaactggtatgtacttttaagtctcttaca
It encodes the following:
- the LOC101995221 gene encoding 7-alpha-hydroxycholest-4-en-3-one 12-alpha-hydroxylase → MMLCSPLLGALLTIVAGCLCLLKLLRHRGPREPPLDKGLVPWLGHAVAFRKNMYEFLKRMWAKHGDVFTVQLGGQYITFVMDPLSFGPIIKDTQRTLDFTEFAHELVLKVFGYRPMDGDHQMIHSASTKHLMGQGLEDLNKAMLDCLSLVMLGPKGPSLDASCWHEDGLFRFCYSILFKAGFLSLFGCTKDKAQDLLESEELFTKFRRFDLLFPRFVYSLLGPREWVEVGQLQRLFHKRLSVEQNLEKDGISNWLGYMLQFLREQGIDSSMQDKFNFMMLWASQGNTGPTCFWALMFLLKHQDAMKAVQEEATQVLGEGRLEGRKSFAFALSSLKHTPVLDSVIEETLRLGTSPTLLRMVQKDCVLKMDSGQEYQIRRGDKVALFPYLSVHMDPDIHPEPTVFKYNRFLNPDGTRKVDFYKSGKKIHHYNMPWGSGVSICPGRFFALSEIKIFVLLMVMYFDFELVDPNVPVPPLHPRRWGFGTSQPSYEVRFRYRLKPMHAVSS